In one window of Pseudomonas benzenivorans DNA:
- the flhB gene encoding flagellar biosynthesis protein FlhB, with protein MAESESGAEKSEEPTEKRLRESREKGQIARSKELNTLAVMLAGAGGLLASGGGLASALLEIMRGNFSLPREVLFDERNMVIWLLASGEMAIEALLPLFLALLIASIVGPIALGGWLFSAQAMAPKLSRMNPLAGLKRMFSTKALVELLKALAKFLVILLVALAVLSADRDDLLAMAHEPLEAAILHAAQVVGWSALWMACGIILIAAVDVPFQLWDNKQKLMMTKQEVRDEYKDSEGKPEVKSRIRQLQREMAERRMMQAVPQADVVITNPTHFAVALKYDPAKGSAPVLLAKGGDFTALKIREIAQEHRVMLLESPALARAVFYSTELDQEIPAGLYLAVAQVLAYVYQLRQYQAGKGKRPGPLPDLPIPPDLRRDE; from the coding sequence ATGGCCGAGTCCGAGAGCGGCGCCGAAAAAAGCGAGGAACCCACGGAGAAACGCCTGCGCGAATCCCGTGAAAAGGGTCAGATCGCTCGCTCCAAGGAGCTCAACACCCTGGCGGTGATGCTGGCCGGGGCGGGCGGCCTGCTGGCCAGCGGCGGCGGGCTGGCGAGCGCGCTGCTGGAGATCATGCGCGGCAATTTTTCCCTGCCGCGCGAAGTGCTGTTCGACGAGCGCAACATGGTGATCTGGCTGCTGGCGTCCGGCGAGATGGCCATCGAGGCCTTGCTGCCACTGTTCCTGGCCCTGCTGATCGCCTCCATCGTCGGCCCCATCGCCCTGGGCGGCTGGTTGTTCTCGGCCCAGGCCATGGCGCCGAAGCTGAGCCGGATGAATCCCCTGGCCGGGCTCAAGCGCATGTTTTCGACCAAGGCGCTGGTCGAGCTGCTCAAGGCCCTGGCCAAGTTCCTGGTGATCCTGCTGGTGGCTCTGGCGGTGTTGTCCGCCGACCGCGACGACCTGCTGGCGATGGCCCACGAGCCGCTGGAGGCGGCGATCTTGCATGCGGCCCAGGTGGTGGGCTGGAGCGCGCTGTGGATGGCCTGCGGGATCATCCTGATCGCCGCGGTGGACGTGCCCTTCCAGCTCTGGGACAACAAGCAGAAGCTGATGATGACCAAGCAGGAGGTGCGCGACGAATACAAGGACAGCGAGGGCAAGCCCGAGGTCAAGTCGCGCATCCGCCAGCTGCAGCGGGAGATGGCCGAGCGGCGCATGATGCAGGCCGTGCCCCAGGCCGACGTGGTGATCACCAACCCGACCCACTTCGCCGTGGCGCTGAAGTACGACCCGGCCAAGGGCAGTGCGCCGGTGCTGTTGGCCAAGGGCGGTGACTTCACCGCCTTGAAGATTCGCGAGATCGCCCAGGAGCACCGGGTCATGCTGCTGGAGTCGCCGGCCCTGGCGCGGGCGGTGTTCTATTCCACCGAGCTGGACCAGGAAATCCCCGCGGGCCTGTACCTGGCCGTGGCCCAGGTGCTGGCCTACGTCTACCAGCTGCGTCAGTACCAGGCCGGCAAGGGCAAGCGCCCGGGCCCGCTGCCGGACCTGCCGATTCCGCCGGATCTGCGTCGCGACGAGTGA
- a CDS encoding chemotaxis response regulator CheY: MKILIVDDFSTMRRIIKNLLRDLGFTNTAEADDGTTALPMLHSGSFDFLVTDWNMPGMTGIDLLRAVRADERLKHLPVLMVTAEAKRDQIIEAAQAGVNGYVVKPFTAQVLKEKIEKIFERVNG; encoded by the coding sequence ATGAAAATCCTCATCGTTGATGACTTTTCAACGATGCGCCGGATCATCAAGAACCTCCTGCGTGATCTGGGGTTCACCAATACCGCGGAGGCCGACGACGGCACCACCGCCCTGCCGATGTTGCACAGCGGCAGTTTCGATTTTCTGGTGACCGACTGGAACATGCCGGGCATGACCGGGATCGACCTGCTCCGCGCGGTACGGGCGGACGAGCGGCTCAAGCACCTGCCGGTACTGATGGTCACCGCCGAGGCCAAGCGCGACCAGATCATCGAGGCCGCGCAAGCCGGGGTGAATGGCTATGTGGTCAAGCCGTTCACGGCCCAGGTACTGAAAGAAAAGATCGAGAAGATTTTCGAGCGGGTCAACGGCTGA
- a CDS encoding protein phosphatase CheZ, whose translation MEHEDSPQADLESSLKLNARQLVDSLDQGNFGEAVQLINELNKTRDRGLYHEVGKLTRELHNAIVNFQLDPRVPHAQEVSQITDATERLNYVVTMTEKAANRTMDLVEQSAPLVNDLGSEAQTLSAEWGRFMRREMGADGFRELAKRIELFLARSERDGAKLSAHLNDILLAQDYQDLTGQVIKRVTQLVTEVESNLLKLVLMASQVDRFAGIEHNHEQLRAEQKQQKEPSRGEGPQINADKREDVAASQDDVDDLLSSLGF comes from the coding sequence ATGGAACACGAAGATTCCCCGCAGGCCGACCTCGAGTCGAGCCTGAAGTTAAACGCGCGCCAATTGGTCGACAGCCTGGATCAAGGCAATTTTGGCGAAGCGGTGCAGCTGATCAATGAACTCAATAAAACCCGCGACCGTGGTCTGTACCACGAAGTCGGCAAGCTGACGCGCGAGTTGCACAACGCCATCGTCAACTTCCAGCTCGACCCGCGCGTGCCCCATGCCCAGGAAGTCTCGCAAATCACCGATGCCACCGAGCGCCTGAATTATGTGGTGACGATGACCGAGAAGGCGGCGAACCGGACCATGGATCTGGTCGAGCAGAGCGCGCCGTTGGTCAACGACCTCGGCAGCGAGGCACAGACCCTGAGCGCCGAGTGGGGACGCTTCATGCGCCGGGAAATGGGCGCCGATGGTTTCCGCGAGCTGGCCAAGCGCATCGAGTTGTTCCTCGCCCGCAGCGAGCGCGATGGCGCCAAGTTGTCCGCCCATCTCAACGACATCCTGCTGGCTCAGGACTATCAGGACCTGACCGGCCAGGTGATCAAGCGGGTCACCCAGCTGGTCACCGAGGTGGAGAGCAATCTGCTCAAACTGGTGCTGATGGCCAGCCAGGTGGACCGTTTCGCCGGTATCGAGCACAACCACGAACAGTTACGCGCCGAGCAAAAACAACAAAAAGAGCCTTCCCGTGGTGAAGGTCCGCAGATTAATGCCGATAAGCGTGAAGATGTCGCCGCAAGCCAGGACGACGTCGACGATCTGCTATCCAGCTTAGGTTTTTAG
- a CDS encoding protein-glutamate methylesterase/protein-glutamine glutaminase: MVVKVLVVDDSGFFRRRVSEILSTDPNIQVIGTATNGREAIDQAQALRPDVITMDYEMPMMDGITAVRNIMQRCPTAVLMFSSLTHEGARVTLDALDAGAVDFLPKNFEDISRNPEKVKQLLCEKVHSIARSNRRSIGARPFPTPAPAVSVTPPRPATTSSLTRPAPTSTPAPVPAPGAPTSAAAPKRKVYKLVAIGTSTGGPVALQRVLTQLPANFPAPILLIQHMPAAFTKAFAERLDKLCRIAVKEAEDGELLRPGVALLAPGGKQMMVDGRGTIRILPGDDRLNYKPSVDITFGSAAKSYHDKVLAVVLTGMGADGREGARLLKQGGSQVWAQDEASCVIYGMPMAVVKANLADAVYGLDDIARHLTEACL; this comes from the coding sequence ATGGTTGTCAAGGTACTGGTGGTGGACGATTCCGGCTTCTTCCGCCGGCGTGTCTCGGAAATCCTCTCCACCGATCCGAATATTCAGGTGATCGGCACCGCCACCAATGGCCGTGAAGCCATCGATCAGGCCCAGGCCCTGAGGCCTGATGTGATCACCATGGATTACGAGATGCCGATGATGGATGGCATCACCGCGGTCCGGAACATCATGCAGCGTTGTCCGACCGCGGTGCTGATGTTCTCCTCGCTGACCCACGAAGGCGCCCGGGTCACCCTCGATGCCCTGGATGCCGGGGCGGTGGACTTCCTGCCGAAGAACTTCGAGGACATCTCGCGCAACCCGGAGAAGGTCAAGCAGTTGCTGTGCGAGAAGGTGCACAGCATCGCCCGCAGCAACAGGCGCAGCATCGGTGCACGGCCGTTTCCCACCCCTGCACCAGCGGTATCCGTCACGCCGCCCAGGCCAGCCACGACCAGCAGTCTGACGCGGCCAGCGCCGACGTCCACGCCAGCTCCGGTGCCGGCGCCCGGTGCGCCGACCAGTGCAGCCGCGCCCAAGCGCAAGGTCTACAAGCTGGTGGCCATCGGCACCTCGACCGGCGGGCCGGTGGCTCTGCAGCGCGTGTTGACGCAGCTGCCAGCCAACTTCCCGGCCCCGATCCTGCTGATCCAGCACATGCCGGCGGCTTTTACCAAGGCCTTTGCCGAGCGTCTGGACAAGCTCTGTCGGATCGCCGTCAAGGAGGCCGAAGATGGCGAGCTGCTACGGCCCGGAGTGGCGCTGCTGGCGCCGGGCGGCAAGCAGATGATGGTCGACGGGCGCGGTACCATCCGCATCCTCCCCGGCGATGACCGGTTGAACTACAAGCCCAGTGTCGACATCACCTTCGGTTCGGCGGCTAAGTCCTATCACGACAAGGTGCTGGCGGTGGTGCTGACCGGCATGGGGGCGGACGGGCGCGAGGGGGCACGCCTGCTCAAGCAGGGCGGCAGTCAGGTCTGGGCGCAGGACGAGGCCAGTTGCGTGATCTACGGCATGCCGATGGCCGTGGTCAAGGCCAACCTGGCCGATGCGGTGTATGGGCTCGACGATATCGCTCGGCACCTGACCGAGGCGTGCCTGTAA
- the flhA gene encoding flagellar biosynthesis protein FlhA has product MAVDRAQIIGDVRSNLAGLRQGNLGIPLLLLVMLGMVMLPMPAFLLDVLFTFSIALSIVVLLVGIYALRPLDFAVFPTILLAATLLRLGLNVASTRVVLLHGHEGHGAAGQVIQAFGEVVIGGNYVVGIVVFAILMIINFVVVTKGAGRISEVSARFTLDAMPGKQMAIDADLNAGLIDQAEAKKRRAEVSQEADFYGSMDGASKFVRGDAIAGLLILFINLIGGIAIGMFQHGLGFADAGKVYTLLTIGDGLVAQIPSLLLSTAAAVMVTRVSSSEDMGAQVNRQMFASPRALAVAAAIMIAMGMVPGMPHFSFISLGLIAAGAAYWIANKQRKGKEAEIKEVQRQQELLPAQKAQEVKELGWDDVTPVDMVGLEVGYRLIPLVDRNQGGQLLARIKGVRKKLSQEMGFLMPSVHIRDNLDLLPNAYRLTLMGVSVAEAEVYPDRELAINPGQVFGTLNGVAAKDPAFGLEAVWIDSSQRDQAQSLGYTVVDASTVVATHLNQVLHKHAHELLGHEEVQQLLQLLAKSSPKLAEELVPGLVSLSTLLKVLQALLQEQVPVRDIRTIAEAMANVATKSQDPAAMVAAVRVALARAIVQSIVGLEPELPVITLEPRLEQILLNSLQKAGQGSEDGILLEPGMAEKLQRSLVEAAQRQEMLGKPVILLVAGPVRAMLSRFARLAVPNMHVLAYQEIPDNKQVTIVATVGQN; this is encoded by the coding sequence GTGGCTGTAGATCGCGCGCAAATCATCGGAGACGTACGCAGCAATCTTGCGGGGTTGCGCCAGGGCAACCTGGGTATCCCGCTGTTGCTGCTGGTCATGCTCGGCATGGTCATGCTGCCGATGCCGGCGTTCCTCCTCGACGTGCTGTTCACCTTCAGCATCGCCCTGTCGATCGTGGTGCTGCTGGTCGGCATCTATGCCCTGCGGCCCCTGGATTTCGCGGTATTCCCGACCATCCTGCTGGCGGCGACCCTGTTGCGCCTGGGGCTCAACGTCGCCTCGACCCGGGTGGTGCTGCTGCACGGCCACGAGGGGCATGGCGCCGCCGGCCAGGTGATCCAGGCCTTCGGCGAGGTGGTGATCGGCGGCAACTACGTGGTCGGTATCGTGGTGTTCGCCATCCTCATGATCATCAACTTCGTGGTGGTCACCAAGGGCGCCGGGCGCATCTCCGAGGTCAGCGCGCGTTTCACCCTGGATGCCATGCCGGGCAAGCAGATGGCCATCGATGCCGACCTCAACGCCGGCCTGATCGACCAGGCCGAGGCCAAGAAGCGCCGCGCCGAGGTGTCCCAGGAAGCCGACTTCTACGGCTCCATGGACGGTGCCAGCAAGTTCGTCCGCGGCGACGCCATCGCCGGCCTGCTGATCCTGTTCATCAACCTGATCGGCGGCATCGCCATCGGCATGTTCCAGCACGGCCTGGGCTTCGCCGATGCCGGCAAGGTCTACACCCTGTTGACCATCGGTGACGGCCTGGTGGCGCAGATCCCCTCGCTGCTGCTGTCCACCGCCGCGGCGGTGATGGTCACCCGGGTGTCCAGCTCCGAAGATATGGGCGCCCAGGTCAACCGGCAGATGTTCGCCTCGCCGCGGGCCCTGGCCGTGGCCGCGGCGATCATGATCGCCATGGGGATGGTGCCGGGCATGCCGCACTTCTCCTTCATCAGCCTCGGCCTGATTGCCGCCGGCGCCGCCTACTGGATCGCCAACAAGCAACGCAAGGGCAAGGAGGCGGAAATCAAGGAGGTGCAGCGTCAGCAGGAGTTGCTGCCGGCGCAGAAGGCCCAGGAGGTCAAGGAGCTGGGCTGGGACGACGTCACGCCGGTGGACATGGTCGGCCTGGAGGTCGGCTACCGGCTGATCCCGCTGGTCGACCGCAACCAGGGCGGTCAGCTGCTCGCGCGGATCAAGGGGGTACGCAAGAAGCTGTCCCAGGAGATGGGTTTCCTCATGCCCTCGGTGCATATCCGCGACAACCTCGATCTGCTGCCCAACGCTTACCGCCTGACCCTGATGGGGGTCAGCGTGGCGGAGGCCGAGGTGTATCCGGATCGCGAGCTGGCGATCAACCCCGGGCAGGTGTTCGGCACCCTCAACGGCGTGGCCGCCAAGGATCCGGCGTTCGGCCTGGAGGCGGTGTGGATCGACTCCAGCCAGCGCGATCAGGCGCAATCGCTCGGCTACACCGTGGTCGATGCCAGCACGGTGGTGGCCACCCACCTCAACCAGGTGCTGCACAAGCATGCCCACGAGCTGCTCGGCCATGAGGAAGTGCAGCAGCTGCTGCAGTTGCTGGCCAAGAGCTCGCCGAAGCTGGCCGAGGAGCTGGTACCGGGCCTGGTGTCGCTGTCGACCCTGCTCAAGGTGCTGCAGGCGTTGCTGCAGGAGCAGGTGCCGGTGCGCGACATCCGCACCATCGCCGAGGCCATGGCCAACGTCGCGACCAAGAGTCAAGATCCCGCCGCGATGGTGGCGGCTGTGCGCGTGGCCTTGGCCCGCGCGATCGTGCAAAGCATCGTGGGACTAGAGCCGGAGCTGCCTGTGATCACCCTGGAACCCAGGTTGGAACAGATATTGCTCAATAGTTTGCAGAAGGCCGGGCAAGGCTCCGAGGATGGCATCCTCCTGGAACCGGGCATGGCCGAGAAGCTGCAGCGTTCCCTGGTGGAAGCGGCGCAGCGCCAGGAAATGCTCGGCAAGCCGGTGATACTGCTGGTGGCCGGCCCGGTCCGGGCGATGCTCTCGCGGTTCGCGCGGCTGGCAGTGCCGAACATGCACGTGCTGGCTTACCAGGAAATCCCGGACAACAAGCAGGTCACCATCGTCGCGACGGTGGGGCAGAACTAA
- the fliA gene encoding RNA polymerase sigma factor FliA, giving the protein MTAASGLRMYSKAQGQESQYQLIERYAPLVKRIAYHLLARLPASVQVDDLIQAGMIGLLEASKKYDSSKGASFETFAGIRIRGSMLDEVRKGDWAPRSVHRNSRMVSDAIRVVEARTGRDAKDHEVAAELQLSLEDYYGILGDTLGSRLFSFDDLLQDGEHGGLCEDANATHQEPSRGLEDERFQAALADAIANLPERERLVLALYYDEELNLKEIGEVLGVSESRVSQIHSQCAARLRARLSEWRAR; this is encoded by the coding sequence ATGACAGCAGCTTCCGGACTTCGTATGTACAGCAAGGCGCAAGGACAAGAGTCCCAGTATCAGTTGATCGAGCGCTATGCGCCCCTGGTCAAGCGAATCGCCTACCACTTGCTGGCGCGCCTGCCGGCCAGCGTGCAGGTGGACGATCTGATCCAGGCCGGCATGATCGGTCTGCTCGAGGCCTCGAAGAAATACGACTCCAGCAAGGGCGCGAGCTTCGAGACATTCGCCGGCATTCGCATTCGCGGTTCGATGCTCGATGAGGTGCGCAAGGGCGATTGGGCGCCGCGTTCGGTACACCGCAACAGCCGTATGGTCAGCGATGCGATCCGAGTAGTTGAGGCCAGAACCGGTCGTGACGCTAAAGATCACGAGGTTGCGGCCGAACTCCAATTGAGTCTCGAAGATTACTACGGCATTCTTGGCGACACTTTGGGCAGCCGCCTGTTCAGCTTCGACGACCTGTTGCAGGACGGCGAGCACGGGGGGCTGTGCGAAGACGCCAATGCCACTCACCAAGAACCTTCTCGTGGCCTGGAAGATGAGCGCTTCCAGGCGGCGCTGGCCGATGCCATCGCCAACTTGCCGGAGCGCGAACGACTGGTGTTGGCGCTGTATTACGACGAAGAGCTGAATCTCAAGGAGATCGGCGAGGTGCTGGGGGTCAGCGAGTCGCGCGTCAGTCAGATCCACAGTCAGTGCGCCGCACGCCTGCGTGCGCGGCTGAGCGAATGGCGCGCACGCTGA
- the flhF gene encoding flagellar biosynthesis protein FlhF: protein MQVKRFFAADMRQAMKLVRDELGADASIIGNRRVAGGVELTAALDYQVPAAPARQPNPALEAELRKTQSRIASAQAELATRAQADEGKDRQLFGAAPEVPADSLAAVLGKPQPALPAASDQRALDAMRFELHGLRELIEVQLGSIAWGQMQSRRPQQASLWRRLQRMGLPAELARVLLERVANVAEPRQAWRMLLAHLARAIQTPKQEPLEEGGVIALVGPAGMGKTTTLAKLAARYVLKHGAQSLALVSLDSYRIGAQEQVKTLGRILGVPVTLVDPGQSLTQALAPLAKKRLVLIDTAGLPANDPALRMQLEALASRGIKSRNYLVMAATSQSQVLKAAYHSYKRCGLAGCILTKLDEAASLGEVMGLAIGQRLPVAYVADGPRIPDDLQVPRSHQLVSRAVGLQSAEDPSEEAMAELFAGLYQQPTRRAG, encoded by the coding sequence ATGCAGGTCAAACGCTTTTTCGCCGCCGATATGCGTCAAGCCATGAAGCTGGTCCGCGATGAGCTGGGCGCGGATGCCTCGATCATCGGCAATCGCCGGGTGGCCGGCGGTGTCGAGTTGACCGCCGCGCTGGACTACCAGGTTCCCGCCGCGCCTGCGCGCCAGCCCAACCCGGCGTTGGAGGCCGAGCTGCGCAAGACCCAGTCGCGCATCGCCTCCGCCCAGGCCGAGCTGGCCACCCGGGCGCAGGCCGACGAGGGCAAGGACCGCCAACTGTTTGGCGCGGCCCCCGAGGTGCCGGCCGACAGCCTCGCCGCCGTGCTCGGCAAGCCGCAACCGGCACTGCCTGCGGCCAGCGATCAGCGTGCCCTCGACGCCATGCGCTTCGAGCTGCACGGCCTGCGCGAGCTGATCGAGGTACAGCTCGGCTCCATCGCCTGGGGCCAGATGCAGAGCCGCCGTCCGCAGCAGGCCAGCCTCTGGCGCCGCCTGCAGCGCATGGGCCTGCCGGCCGAGCTGGCCCGGGTGCTGCTCGAGCGGGTGGCCAATGTCGCCGAGCCCCGGCAGGCCTGGCGCATGCTCCTGGCCCACCTGGCCCGCGCCATTCAGACCCCCAAGCAGGAGCCGCTGGAGGAGGGCGGGGTGATCGCCCTGGTCGGCCCGGCCGGCATGGGCAAGACCACCACCCTGGCCAAGCTGGCGGCGCGTTATGTGCTCAAGCACGGCGCCCAGAGCCTTGCCCTGGTCAGCCTGGACAGTTACCGCATCGGCGCCCAGGAGCAGGTCAAGACCCTCGGCCGCATCCTCGGTGTGCCGGTCACCCTGGTCGATCCCGGCCAATCGCTGACCCAGGCCCTGGCACCCCTGGCGAAGAAGCGCCTGGTGCTGATCGACACGGCCGGCCTGCCGGCCAACGACCCGGCCCTGCGCATGCAGCTGGAGGCCCTGGCCAGCCGCGGGATCAAGTCCAGGAACTACCTGGTCATGGCCGCCACCAGTCAGAGCCAGGTACTCAAGGCCGCCTACCATAGCTACAAGCGTTGTGGTCTGGCCGGTTGCATCCTGACCAAGTTGGACGAGGCCGCCAGCCTGGGCGAGGTCATGGGGCTGGCGATAGGTCAGCGCCTGCCGGTAGCCTATGTGGCCGATGGTCCGCGTATCCCGGATGATCTGCAGGTACCGCGCAGCCATCAGTTGGTGAGCCGGGCCGTCGGGCTGCAGAGTGCGGAAGATCCAAGCGAGGAGGCGATGGCGGAGCTGTTCGCCGGCCTCTATCAGCAGCCGACGCGCCGTGCCGGTTGA
- a CDS encoding chemotaxis protein CheA, whose translation MSFGADEEILQDFLVEAGEILEQLSEQLVELESRPDDMSLLNAIFRGFHTVKGGAGFLQLNELVECCHIAENVFDVLRKGERRVDAELMDVVLEALDAVNGMFGQVRERVEPTPASQELLAALARLAEPAGAEEVPAPEAQVQAVAEPEPEPEPASAAPETGDITDSEFEQLLDALHGAPAEAQAETASAAAGPDEISDDEFEALLDQLHGKGQFVPPATAAATAAQPVQAPVAAVAEASPGADEITDDEFEALLDQLHGKGQFVPPATGAATAVQPAQAPAAAASADSDEITDDEFEALLDQLHGKGKFAEPSAPAKAPAAAVAPIKPTEPAKASVKPAAKAEPAKAPSPVPAAADKVVPASEAETTVRVDTARLDEIMNMVGELVLVRNRLVRLGSNSGDEAMAKAVSNLDVVTADLQTAVMKTRMQPIKKVFGRFPRLVRDLARSLKKEINLELVGEETDLDKNLVEALADPLVHLVRNAVDHGIETPEEREAAGKARGGKVVLSAEQEGDHILLSISDDGKGMDADVLRAKAVEKGLLDKDAADRLNEFECYNLIFAPGFSTKSEISDVSGRGVGMDVVKTKISQLNGTVNVFSVKGQGSKIVIKVPLTLAIMPTLMVMLGKQAFAFPLVNVNEIFHLDLSRTNVVDGQEVVVVRDKALPLFYLKRWLVRDAAHEEQGEGHVVILTVGSQRIGFVVDQLVGQEEVVIKPLGKMLQGTPGMSGATITGDGRIALILDVPSMLKRYARRI comes from the coding sequence ATGAGCTTCGGCGCCGATGAAGAGATCCTCCAGGACTTCCTGGTAGAGGCCGGGGAGATCCTCGAGCAACTGTCCGAACAGTTGGTCGAGCTAGAGAGCCGCCCGGACGATATGAGCCTGCTCAACGCGATCTTTCGCGGCTTTCATACCGTCAAGGGCGGCGCCGGCTTTCTCCAGCTGAACGAACTGGTCGAGTGCTGCCACATCGCGGAGAACGTCTTCGACGTTCTGCGCAAGGGCGAGCGACGGGTCGACGCCGAGTTGATGGACGTGGTGCTGGAAGCGCTGGATGCGGTCAATGGCATGTTCGGCCAGGTGCGTGAACGAGTCGAACCGACCCCGGCCAGTCAGGAGCTGCTGGCGGCCCTGGCCCGCCTGGCGGAGCCGGCCGGTGCCGAGGAAGTGCCAGCGCCGGAGGCGCAGGTCCAGGCCGTGGCGGAGCCTGAGCCTGAGCCGGAACCCGCCTCGGCTGCGCCCGAGACTGGCGACATCACCGACAGCGAGTTCGAGCAACTGCTCGATGCCCTGCATGGGGCGCCGGCCGAAGCCCAGGCCGAAACAGCCTCTGCGGCGGCCGGCCCGGACGAAATCAGCGACGACGAGTTCGAGGCACTGCTCGATCAGTTGCATGGCAAGGGCCAGTTCGTTCCGCCCGCCACTGCCGCCGCCACGGCGGCGCAGCCGGTGCAGGCCCCGGTGGCGGCGGTTGCCGAAGCCAGTCCCGGCGCTGACGAGATCACCGACGACGAGTTCGAGGCGCTGCTCGATCAGCTGCATGGCAAGGGCCAGTTCGTTCCGCCCGCCACGGGCGCCGCCACGGCGGTGCAGCCGGCGCAGGCCCCGGCTGCGGCAGCGAGCGCGGACAGTGACGAGATCACCGACGACGAGTTCGAGGCGCTGCTCGATCAACTGCACGGCAAGGGCAAGTTTGCCGAGCCGAGCGCCCCGGCCAAGGCGCCCGCCGCTGCGGTAGCGCCGATCAAACCTACCGAGCCGGCCAAGGCAAGCGTCAAGCCAGCGGCCAAGGCCGAGCCGGCAAAGGCGCCGAGCCCCGTGCCGGCAGCGGCTGACAAGGTGGTGCCGGCCAGTGAGGCGGAAACCACGGTACGGGTCGACACCGCGCGCCTGGACGAGATCATGAACATGGTCGGCGAGCTGGTGCTGGTGCGTAACCGCCTGGTACGCCTGGGCTCCAACAGCGGCGACGAGGCGATGGCCAAGGCGGTGTCCAACCTCGACGTGGTCACCGCCGACCTGCAGACGGCGGTGATGAAGACCCGCATGCAGCCGATCAAGAAGGTCTTCGGGCGCTTCCCGCGCCTGGTCCGTGACCTGGCCCGCAGCCTGAAGAAAGAGATCAACCTGGAGTTGGTCGGCGAAGAGACCGATCTGGACAAGAACCTGGTCGAAGCCCTGGCCGACCCGCTGGTGCACCTGGTGCGCAACGCCGTCGATCATGGCATCGAGACCCCGGAAGAGCGCGAGGCCGCCGGCAAGGCCCGCGGCGGCAAGGTGGTGCTGTCGGCCGAGCAGGAGGGCGACCACATCCTGTTGTCGATCTCCGACGACGGCAAGGGCATGGACGCCGATGTGCTGCGCGCCAAGGCCGTGGAAAAAGGCCTGCTGGACAAGGACGCGGCCGACCGGCTGAACGAGTTCGAGTGCTACAACCTGATCTTCGCCCCGGGCTTCTCGACCAAGAGCGAGATTTCCGACGTGTCCGGTCGCGGCGTCGGCATGGACGTGGTGAAGACCAAGATTTCCCAGCTCAACGGCACGGTCAACGTGTTTTCGGTCAAGGGCCAGGGCTCGAAGATCGTCATCAAGGTGCCCCTGACCCTGGCGATCATGCCGACCCTGATGGTGATGCTGGGCAAGCAGGCATTCGCCTTCCCGTTGGTCAACGTCAACGAGATCTTCCACCTCGACCTGTCGCGTACCAACGTGGTCGACGGCCAGGAGGTGGTGGTGGTGCGCGACAAGGCGTTGCCGCTGTTCTACCTCAAGCGCTGGCTGGTGCGTGATGCCGCCCATGAGGAGCAGGGCGAGGGGCATGTGGTGATTCTCACGGTGGGCAGCCAGCGCATCGGCTTCGTCGTCGACCAGCTGGTCGGTCAGGAAGAGGTGGTGATCAAGCCCCTGGGCAAGATGCTTCAGGGCACTCCGGGCATGTCTGGCGCTACCATCACCGGCGATGGACGCATCGCCTTGATTCTCGACGTGCCGAGCATGCTCAAGCGCTACGCGCGGCGCATCTGA
- the fleN gene encoding flagellar synthesis regulator FleN, with translation MGMHPVQVIAVTGGKGGVGKTNVSVNLALALADVGRRVMLMDADLGLANIDVLLGLTAKRTLADVISGECDLRDVILQGPGGIRIVPAASGTQSMVQLSPLQHAGLIQAFSDISDNLDVLIIDTAAGIGDSVVSFVRAAQEVLVVVCDEPTSITDAYALIKLLNRDYGMSRFRVLANMAHSPQEGRNLFAKLTKVTDRFLDVALQYVGAVPYDESVRKAVQKQRAVYDAYPRSRCALAFKAIAQKVDAWPLPANPRGHLEFFVERLVQQPTADSAV, from the coding sequence ATGGGTATGCATCCCGTACAGGTGATCGCGGTGACCGGCGGCAAGGGTGGTGTCGGCAAGACCAACGTGTCGGTGAATCTGGCCCTGGCGCTGGCCGATGTCGGCCGGCGGGTCATGTTGATGGACGCCGACCTGGGCTTGGCCAACATCGACGTCCTGCTCGGCCTCACCGCCAAGCGCACCCTGGCCGATGTGATCAGCGGCGAGTGCGACCTGCGCGACGTGATCCTGCAGGGCCCCGGCGGCATCCGCATCGTTCCGGCCGCCTCGGGCACGCAGAGCATGGTGCAGCTCTCGCCCCTGCAGCATGCTGGCTTGATCCAGGCCTTCAGCGACATCAGCGACAACCTCGACGTGTTGATCATCGACACCGCCGCCGGTATCGGCGACTCGGTGGTCAGCTTCGTCCGCGCGGCCCAGGAGGTGCTGGTGGTGGTGTGCGACGAGCCGACCTCGATCACCGACGCCTACGCGCTGATCAAATTGCTCAATCGCGACTACGGCATGAGCCGCTTTCGTGTACTGGCCAATATGGCGCACAGTCCACAGGAGGGGCGCAATCTTTTTGCCAAACTGACCAAGGTCACCGATCGTTTCCTCGACGTCGCCCTGCAGTATGTCGGCGCGGTGCCCTACGACGAGTCGGTGCGCAAGGCCGTGCAGAAGCAGCGCGCGGTCTATGACGCCTATCCACGCTCCAGGTGCGCCCTGGCGTTCAAGGCGATCGCGCAGAAGGTCGATGCCTGGCCGCTACCGGCCAATCCGCGTGGTCATCTGGAGTTTTTCGTCGAGCGCTTGGTGCAGCAACCGACCGCGGACTCGGCGGTATGA